The genomic DNA CTCGAATTGTTGGAGGATTTAACTGTGAGAAGAATTCCCAGCCCTGGCAAGTGGCTGTGTACCGCTTCACCAAATATCAATGTGGGGGTATCCTGCTGAACGCCAACTGGGTTCTCACAGCTGCCCACTGCCATAATGACAAGTACCAGGTGTGGCTGGGCAAAAACAACTTTTTGGAGGATGAACCCTCTGCCCAACACCGGCTTGTCAGCAAAGCCATCCCTCACCCTGACTTCAACATGAGCCTCCTGAATGAGCACACCCCACAACCTGAGGATGACTACAGCAATGACCTGATGCTGCTCCGCCTCAAAAAGCCTGCTGACATCACAGATGTTGTGAAGCCCATCGACCTGCCCACTGAGGAGCCCAAGCTGGGGAGCACATGCCTAGCCTCAGGCTGGGGCAGCATTACACCCGTCAAATATGAATACCCAGATGAGCTCCAGTGTGTGAACCTCAAGCTCCTGCCTAATGA from Ailuropoda melanoleuca isolate Jingjing unplaced genomic scaffold, ASM200744v2 unplaced-scaffold52480, whole genome shotgun sequence includes the following:
- the LOC117799551 gene encoding kallikrein-1, translated to VGGFNCEKNSQPWQVAVYRFTKYQCGGILLNANWVLTAAHCHNDKYQVWLGKNNFLEDEPSAQHRLVSKAIPHPDFNMSLLNEHTPQPEDDYSNDLMLLRLKKPADITDVVKPIDLPTEEPKLGSTCLASGWGSITPVKYEYPDELQCVNLKLLPNEDCAKAHIEKVTDDMLCAGDMDGGKDTCAGDSGGPLICDGVLQGITSWGPSPCGKPNVPGIYTRVLNFNTWIRETMAEND